CCCGGTTTTAATTCCGGATAAAATGGAAATGAGATTATATCTGTTGGTTTATCTTTTTTTCTGAATTTTTTATTAAATTTTCGTATAGTTTTGTTTGTTGTAAACCAAAAATTAACATCGAAATCAGGATATTCCACTAAAATTAATATGTGGGATACCTGATTTTTGATATTATTTACATTAAATTTAATTTTTCTTTGGGTATTTTTAATTAAAATCATAAAACTATACTAAACTCCATTGGCTATATTTTCAAATGCCTGTAAAATATAGAATATTTTTATTATTTTACACTGATTCCTAAGATATCTAAAGTTACAGGTTGAATTTTAGTTTAGGGGCGGGTTTATTTAAAGGATTATTATTATGTTACAGGAAAGAATAAGTAAAGTTTTTGAACAAACTGAGTTTTTAGTTGAAAAACAGAAAGAATTATTAACTGTTGTTGATAAAATTTATACAGGTCTTTTAAACCTTATATCTTCAAAAATAAAAGAAGAGAGTGATTTTGACATTGTTGAGGATCTTAAGGCTATAGAAAAAAATATTTCTGAGCATTATAAAAATTTAAACAGTGATATTAAAGAAGATATTAATTTTCTAGATGAACAGTTTAAATCTATCTCTGAAATAAAGAATATTAAAGATGATAAAAAAGCTGAAGAACTATTAAATATGATAGTTGACCAAGACGATGAATTGGTTGATACACAAGAATTTAAAAATCAGGTAGCAACGGATTTGACTAATTCTTTAAAAGAATTGCAAATTATGAGCGAAGATTTAGCCAATGCAATTAATGAAGGTAAGGCTAAAGAGTTAAGATTAATGCTTGAAGCAGTTCAAGAACACAATCATGATTTAGATGAAGACGGCTGTGATTCAGATTCTTGCTCTTCTTGCTCAGGATGTTCTCATAATGAAGATGTAGATTTATTTGAATTGTTAAAAGATAAAGAAAACAAATAATAAATTTTTTAGGAGACGTTTTTTGAAGAGTTTTTTTAAAAAAGAAGAACAAGCTTTTCAAGAAATAAAAAAGCAATTTGAAAATGATGGTAAGCTTGTTTATGCAGGTGAGTTATTAAAACTTGCATATGAAAAGTATGCTGATAATATTGCACTTATAGATCCGGAAAAACAAATTACTTATAGAGAATTTTACTACAGGGCAGTTCTTTTTAGTAAAAAAATAGAATCTTGCGGAATTAAAAAATTTGATAAAGTGATTATATATTCCGGCAATAGTATTGAGTATTATATTGCCTATTTTGCTATTTGGCAGATAGGAGCTATTGTTGTTCCTGTTAATATTTTTTTACATGAAAAAGAATTTTTGTATGTGGTCAACAATTGTTCTGCTAAAGCTATTTTTGTTTCAGATGAACTTAAATCCAAATTTGATTTATTACCAAAAAATGAAATCCCAAGCATAAATATAGTTTTAACTGATTTGGATATTGACTGGGATTCTAATGTTGAGAAAAACATTGAGTTTGAAGTAAAAACTCAAGAGTCGGATCAATTGTCTTTGATTTTATATACTTCAGGTACAACAGGAAAGCCAAAGGGTGTAATGCTTTCTTCTAAGAACATAATGACCAATAGCTTGCAAGATTATGTAAGATTAATGTCAACGAATAAGCGAAAAAATGAACGGTTTTTTTCAGTTTTACCATTATTTCATGTTTTTGCTCAAAATACTTGCATGTGGCTTCCTGTAATGACCGGTTCTACAATGATTATTGTAAAAAAAATAGATAGAAAGCTTATACTAAATGGACTTAAGCAAAAGCCTACAATATTTTTAGGATTTCCGGCATTATTTGGATTACTTTGTTTATTAAAAACAGCTCCTTTGGATTCTATAAGAATGTTTATATCCGGAGCAGATGCAATGTCAGACAAAATCAGATCTGCATTTGGATTGGTTTATGGTAGAAAGATTTGCGCAGGATACGGTTTAACTGAAGCCGCTCCGGTTATTGCGGTAAATCATGAAAATGAAACGCTAGCTACTCAATATGTTGGATATCCACTTATTGGTGTAGAGTGTGATATAAGAGATGATATTGGTAACAGTATACCTGCAGGTGATATTGGAACTCTTTGGGTTAAAGGCGATAATGTGATGATGGGTTATTATCAGGCACCTGAAGAAACGGAAAAAGTTTTAAAAGATGGTTGGTTGAATACCGGTGATCTTGGATCAATTAATAAAGATGGTTACTTGGCTATTAAAGGTAGAATAAAAGATTTAATTATTCATAAAGGGTTTAATATTTACCCTCAAGAAATAGAAAATGTACTTTTGTCGCATCCTAAGGTTATGCAGGCTGCCGTTATAGGAAAGGAAGATCCCGATACCGGTCAAATTCCTGTTGCTTTTGTTGCGTCAAAAGAAAATGTTGATAATTTGGAGAGTATATTAAGAGATCTATGTGCATCTAATTTGGCAAGCTATAAAATACCCAAAAAAATTATTTGCTTGAATGAATTGCCAATGAATGCTACAGGTAAAATAGATAAAAAAATATTACAGAATTATTAAAAAAAAGGTAGAAGAAATATATGTCGATATTATATATAGAAATCATAGTATTTTTTTTTGCATTAACATTTGCAGCATTATTTGCTTTTTTGGAGACGGCATTTACAGCTCTAAGACTTTTTAAAGTAAAAGAGTTGAGTGTTAAAAAAGATAAATATAAAAGTTTGTTTGATACTTGGGAAGCTAATCCACAAAGAATATTAATTACTATATTAATTGCAAATAATTTTGCGCATGTACTTTCTTCTGTTTTAATTGCCGAAATTATGGAACGCTTATTTGGCGGTGTTGGATTGATGGTTGGTGTGTTATTGGCGACCCTCATAATTTTAATATTTGGCGAAATAATTCCAAAAACCGTTGCTAAGGCAAATAACGAAACAATATTTAATTATTCTTTAGGTTTAATTTTTTTACTTTATAAAATATTGTATCCGGTTGTATCAATGCTTCTTGGAATTGCTAATTTTATATTTGCAAAGATTGGTAAAGAAAATATTTTTAAAAAAGCTCAGGATGAGATATCTGAAAAAGAGCTTAGATTTCTTATTGATTACAGTGATGAAAAAGGTTTAATAGAAGCTGAAAAAAGTGAAATGCTTCAAAATATATTTGGGCTTGGCCAAACTTTGGTTGATGAAATAATGGTGCCAAGAGTCGATATGATATTAATTGATGCAAATACAACTTTACAACAGGCAATGGATCTTTATACAAAAAGTAGATTTTCAAGAATTCCTGTTTATGAAGGTAATGAAGAAAATATTATAGGAATAATACATCAAAAAGATGTCTTTGATATTATTTCAACAAATAAAGAATCAAAAAAAATAGTCAAAGATATTTTAAGACCGGTTTTATTTGTTCCCGAAACTCAAAAAATAAATCAATTGTTAAGTGAGTTTTTGCACAAAAGAATGCACATGGCAATAATTATTGATGAATACGGAACTATTTCCGGACTTGTAACACTTGAAGATGTATTAGAAGAGATTGTAGGTGAAATTCGCGACGAACATGAAAGTGTCAGATCTGAATTTGTTCCTATGGAAACCGGTGGTTGGGTTGTTGATGCAAAAATTAGCTTGGAAAAATTGAGTGAATTTTTAGGTATAGCTTTTGATACACAAGAATCAAATACTCTTGCAGGTTTTTTGTCAGAAAAAATGCAGCATTTACCTAAAAAGGGTGAGCGATTTGTTTATGCCGGATATTGCTTCCAGGTGCAGCAAGCTACACCTAGAAGAATTTTACAAGTTTTAGTTTTTGAAGAAAAACAAGAAAATTAACAATTTTTTTTGCGTTCATTAATTTTAAATAAAGCAAAACCTGCTAATTCAAAAATTATTAACGGAGATAAGAACAATAATCTTTCAGTTGTTGTAGCTCCAATTTTTATCCAGCTGTAATATGTAGCGATTCCCAATGAAACAAATCCTAAAAATGTCGGAATAAGTTCCCATTTAAGATTTCTTTTTCTTTGAATTAATATCAAAGATATTAGTAAAAGCGTAAATGTTATAATTAAGCCCATGTTACACAAAGAGTTTAAAATAATTGTGTTACTTGTTAATGTTACCATAACAAATGCTGTCAAACCTGTTAATAATATTACATATTTAGGTCTGTCGTTTTTGTTTAATTTTTTTAATTTTCCGGACATTGGAAAAAGATTATTTTCTATCATAGATTGCAAATTCGAAGAGTTTGTCAAAATTATTCCAAATATTGAATTCAATAGACTTATAAGAATTGCAGAAGAAATAAAGCTTGATGAAATTCTACGTAAAAATTCATTTTTTATATTTAAAAAACTTGTAAAACCATAAGTTTTAAATTCTATCAAATTTTCCGGAGACATTATTAAAAGCAAGCTTAAGTGAAAAAGTGTATAAATTAATGCTGTTGCTAAAAAACTTATTAAAATAACTTTTGAGGGTGTATTTTTATCACCTTTTATTAAGTGACTTATACCGCAAGAAGCCTCAAATCCCCAAAATCCAAAAAGTGCCAAAGGAATTGTAAACTTTAATGCACTTACATTTTGTAAACCAAATGTAAAATTATTTGTATTGAAATAAAAGAATATTAAAGATATTACAAAAAGCAGAGGCATAAGTTTGATTATTGTTACAGCACTTTGTATTTTACTTATATATTTAAGGCTTAATAAATTTAAAAAACAAAAGACTGAAATAAAAATCAGGTTAAATAAGATTGGATGGTTGTTAAATAGCGTGATATTAAATTGTTGTGGAAGAAAATCACGTAGGAATAAAAATAACATTGCAGATGTTGCAGAAAAACCTAAAAAATATGACCAACCGCTAATAAAACCTGCTCCACGACCTAAGCTATGATTGGCGTAACTGAAAAAACTTCCTACACCATCAAATAATTTTGTTAATTGAGCAACACTGTAAACTACAGGTAGAAAAATTAAAGCGACTAAGCCCCAACCTAAAAAACTTAAATTACCACTTTGTTGAGCCATATAACTTGGCATAAGATATATTCCTATACCAATCATAATATTTATACTTACAAGGATCGCTGTGAACATAGACATTTTGTTTGTATCCGACATAAATTTTTCCCTTCGCTCTATTAAAATGTTCAAAATTATAAATTAACAGAATGCATAAAAATGTACATTATCAAGATTTACCTGTTTATCATTACTTGAAAAATTGGAAAGCTGTGTTACGCTTGATCATGTTGTTAACGTAAAAGAACTATATTTACTAAAGAAAGGGCTTATATGTATAGTTTTGTGAAAAAATACTTGGGTGTTTTTGTTTCAGTATTAACAGTGATTTTATTTGTTGGTTGTGGCGAAAAAAGTAAAAAAGATTCGGTAGCTTCTCCAGATTCAGTAAAAGAACAAACTGCAAATAGTATTGTTTTATTAAATGTAGATGGTAAACAAGCAATATCTGAAGATGATTTTAATAAACACTTAGCTCAAATGCTTCAAGCAAACCCATATTTCAGAGGTGCTTCAGCTGAAAGTTTACCAAAAGAATTAAAACGTAAGTTTTTTGATGAACTTGTAAAACAAGAATTAATAATAGCTTGGGCAAATAAAAATAATGTTGATGCAGATGCAGAATTTCAGAAAAATTATGAAGAACTTAAAAAATTGGTAAGAAGATCGTTATTGGTACAAGCATACGAAAAGAAACTTTTTGAAGGTGTTGATGTTACCGATGCAGACATTAAAAACCATTTTGACAAAAACAAAGACAAATTTGTAAAAGATCAAGGTGGCGTTTTGGTTGAAGGTGTTGAATTTACAAATGATGCAGATGCATTATTATTTTTAAACAAAGTATCTGTAAAAGAATCTGATTTTAAGAAAATGGCTAAATTAAGCTTTGAAAAATCATACAAGAGCTTTAATCGTGTCGCTGAAAAACAGTCTGCAGAATATAGCGTAAGTATTCCTAAAGAGATTAAAGAAAAAGTTTTAGCTTTAACAAAATATCCTTCAATAATTAAAGTTGCAGTTAATGGTAAAGTTTGGGTAATTCATGCTTTTGATAAAAAAGATACAGTTTATTTTGATCTAAATGAAATTAAAGACCAACTTAAAGAAATGCTTAAGATGAATAAATTTAGAGATATTTTAAATGAAAATGTCGATAAATTAAGAAAAGAATTTACATTAGATATTAATGAAGATTATTTTAAAGAAGCAGTATCTCAGATGCCGGGTGCAGGTGCAACATCTGAAGAACAAGAAATTGGTCAAGTTGTAGAAGAAGAAATTCCAGCAGAAAAGCCTGCAGCAGCTTAATTAATTTAATTTAAATTCGAATTTTTACGGGAGAGATGAAAAATCTCTCCCATTTTTTTTGGTGGGGAATTAATGCATTCAAAAGTTTATTCAGCTACTCCTGTTGGTATAGATTCGCAAATAGTTGAAGTAGAAGCCGATTTATCGATGGGATTAATTAAGTTTAATATTGTAGGTCTTCCGGATAAAGCGATTACGGAAAGTTC
The window above is part of the Candidatus Dependentiae bacterium genome. Proteins encoded here:
- a CDS encoding hemolysin family protein, with amino-acid sequence MSILYIEIIVFFFALTFAALFAFLETAFTALRLFKVKELSVKKDKYKSLFDTWEANPQRILITILIANNFAHVLSSVLIAEIMERLFGGVGLMVGVLLATLIILIFGEIIPKTVAKANNETIFNYSLGLIFLLYKILYPVVSMLLGIANFIFAKIGKENIFKKAQDEISEKELRFLIDYSDEKGLIEAEKSEMLQNIFGLGQTLVDEIMVPRVDMILIDANTTLQQAMDLYTKSRFSRIPVYEGNEENIIGIIHQKDVFDIISTNKESKKIVKDILRPVLFVPETQKINQLLSEFLHKRMHMAIIIDEYGTISGLVTLEDVLEEIVGEIRDEHESVRSEFVPMETGGWVVDAKISLEKLSEFLGIAFDTQESNTLAGFLSEKMQHLPKKGERFVYAGYCFQVQQATPRRILQVLVFEEKQEN
- a CDS encoding APC family permease, giving the protein MSDTNKMSMFTAILVSINIMIGIGIYLMPSYMAQQSGNLSFLGWGLVALIFLPVVYSVAQLTKLFDGVGSFFSYANHSLGRGAGFISGWSYFLGFSATSAMLFLFLRDFLPQQFNITLFNNHPILFNLIFISVFCFLNLLSLKYISKIQSAVTIIKLMPLLFVISLIFFYFNTNNFTFGLQNVSALKFTIPLALFGFWGFEASCGISHLIKGDKNTPSKVILISFLATALIYTLFHLSLLLIMSPENLIEFKTYGFTSFLNIKNEFLRRISSSFISSAILISLLNSIFGIILTNSSNLQSMIENNLFPMSGKLKKLNKNDRPKYVILLTGLTAFVMVTLTSNTIILNSLCNMGLIITFTLLLISLILIQRKRNLKWELIPTFLGFVSLGIATYYSWIKIGATTTERLLFLSPLIIFELAGFALFKINERKKNC
- a CDS encoding AMP-binding protein, which gives rise to MKSFFKKEEQAFQEIKKQFENDGKLVYAGELLKLAYEKYADNIALIDPEKQITYREFYYRAVLFSKKIESCGIKKFDKVIIYSGNSIEYYIAYFAIWQIGAIVVPVNIFLHEKEFLYVVNNCSAKAIFVSDELKSKFDLLPKNEIPSINIVLTDLDIDWDSNVEKNIEFEVKTQESDQLSLILYTSGTTGKPKGVMLSSKNIMTNSLQDYVRLMSTNKRKNERFFSVLPLFHVFAQNTCMWLPVMTGSTMIIVKKIDRKLILNGLKQKPTIFLGFPALFGLLCLLKTAPLDSIRMFISGADAMSDKIRSAFGLVYGRKICAGYGLTEAAPVIAVNHENETLATQYVGYPLIGVECDIRDDIGNSIPAGDIGTLWVKGDNVMMGYYQAPEETEKVLKDGWLNTGDLGSINKDGYLAIKGRIKDLIIHKGFNIYPQEIENVLLSHPKVMQAAVIGKEDPDTGQIPVAFVASKENVDNLESILRDLCASNLASYKIPKKIICLNELPMNATGKIDKKILQNY